A window from Vigna angularis cultivar LongXiaoDou No.4 chromosome 7, ASM1680809v1, whole genome shotgun sequence encodes these proteins:
- the LOC108337669 gene encoding UDP-glycosyltransferase 92A1 — translation MAEEANNKKKHIVMVPIMAQGHIIPFLALARQIQRTAATTFTITIASTPLNIHHLKSALSSTSPDQIRLAELPFNSAQHGLPPNRENTDKLNFSQLVKFCHATLSLEAPLRSLISRITEAEGHPPLCIISDVFLGWVNTVANSLGIRNITFTTCGAYGTLAYISIWSNLPHKKTHSDEFWVPGFPQNYRFYRTQLHRYLTEADGTDDMSRFVIPQITHAMKSEGWICNTAEEVEPLGLKLLRKYIQLPVWAVGPILPSSALEGSKHRTGKESGLTLEACMEWLDLKDGNSVVYVSFGSQNTISASQMMALAEGLEKSGRSFIWVVRPPVGFDIDGEFKDEWLPKGFEERMRDTKKGLLVRKWAPQLEILSHKSTGVFLSHCGWNSVLESLSNGVPMIGWPLAAEQTYNVKMLVEEMGVAVELTRTVESTICGEEVKKVIEIVMEKERKGKEMKEKAKEIASHIRKAITEKGEEKGSSVRAMEDLVRTILSPNSLIFFILNLNNKVACVSMFVINSSAICTIIF, via the coding sequence ATGGCAGAAGAAGCAAACAACAAGAAGAAACACATCGTGATGGTACCAATCATGGCACAAGGACATATCATTCCATTCCTCGCACTAGCAAGACAGATCCAACGCACAGCAGCAACAACCTTCACCATCACCATAGCTTCCACCCCTCTCAACATTCACCACCTAAAATCTGCACTTTCTTCTACCTCTCCTGATCAAATTCGTCTAGCTGAATTACCCTTCAACTCTGCGCAACACGGTTTGCCACCAAACAGAGAGAATACCGATAAGCTAAATTTCAGTCAACTGGTAAAGTTCTGTCATGCAACACTCTCGCTTGAGGCTCCTCTTCGCTCCTTGATATCACGCATAACAGAAGCAGAAGGTCACCCTCCACTTTGCATCATATCTGACGTGTTCCTTGGCTGGGTTAACACAGTTGCTAATAGTCTAGGTATTAGGAACATCACCTTCACCACTTGTGGTGCTTATGGAACTTTGGCCTACATCTCTATCTGGTCTAACCTGCCCCACAAGAAAACACACTCTGATGAGTTCTGGGTTCCGGGGTTCCCTCAGAACTACCGATTCTACCGCACTCAATTGCATAGATATCTAACAGAAGCTGATGGCACTGATGACATGTCAAGATTCGTAATTCCACAGATTACACATGCTATGAAGTCTGAAGGGTGGATTTGCAACACGGCTGAGGAAGTAGAGCCTCTGGGGTTGAAGCTTCTGAGAAAGTATATTCAACTTCCTGTTTGGGCTGTGGGGCCTATCCTTCCATCTTCTGCACTCGAGGGTTCAAAACATCGTACAGGAAAGGAATCTGGCCTGACTCTTGAAGCATGCATGGAGTGGCTGGATTTGAAAGATGGGAATTCTGTTGTCTACGTTTCTTTTGGGTCGCAGAACACGATCAGTGCCTCCCAAATGATGGCGTTGGCGGAAGGGTTGGAAAAGAGTGGGAGATCGTTTATTTGGGTTGTGAGGCCACCTGTTGGTTTTGACATTGATGGAGAGTTCAAGGATGAATGGTTGCCGAAAGGGTTCGAGGAGAGAATGAGAGACACCAAGAAAGGGCTGTTGGTGCGGAAATGGGCACCCCAGTTGGAGATTCTGTCACACAAATCAACAGGAGTGTTTCTGAGTCATTGTGGGTGGAACTCTGTGTTGGAGAGTCTTAGCAATGGGGTGCCAATGATTGGGTGGCCACTGGCTGCTGAACAAACATACAATGTGAAGATGTTGGTGGAGGAAATGGGTGTGGCTGTGGAGCTCACTAGAACTGTGGAAAGTACCATTTGTGgtgaagaagtgaagaaggtgATAGAGATAGTTAtggagaaagaaaggaaaggaaaggAGATGAAGGAGAAGGCAAAGGAGATTGCATCTCATATTAGAAAGGCCATAACAGAGAAAGGGGAAGAAAAAGGTTCTTCGGTAAGAGCAATGGAAGATCTTGTTAGGACCATTCTATCACCCAACTCTCTgattttcttcattttgaatttgaataataaaGTTGCTTGTGTGAGCATGTTTGTCataaactcttcagcaatttgTACCATTATTTTTTAA